In Pseudomonadales bacterium, a single window of DNA contains:
- a CDS encoding nodulation protein NfeD has translation MKISSSQWQTFTTLLLLSLLFCIPVNAAQYSVDKIRVLTVKGAIGPATNDYISRSIATAASNAVDLIVIQMDTPGGLDKSMRSIIQAILESDAPVATYVTPHGARAASAGTYILYASHIAAMAPATNLGAATPIQIGAPGMPGTPTKKPIPDSEPPETDNAKPETKTTPSDSLTTLERKQINDAIAYIRGLAERHNRNIEWAEQAVRSAASLTASDALAQNVIDLIAEDLNDLIKQLNGRSINLKGEPMQLVIDTPQVEYLDPDWRNQFLATITDPNVAYILMLIGIYGLILEFYNPGMGVPGIAGAICLLVALYAFQVLPISYAGMGLLLLGIALMIAEAFVPSFGVLGIGGVIAFIFGSVILMDTKLPAFQIALPLIAALGVISLLIIVIIARMLMRTRHQQSVTGASAMLGQLVEVAEYEQGQGKVWLHGELWNAHSKELFKPGDRARIVKVSGLNLEIQAQNSELKEAKEDA, from the coding sequence ATGAAAATCTCATCATCTCAATGGCAAACATTCACCACCCTGCTGTTGCTATCGCTACTATTTTGTATTCCTGTCAATGCAGCTCAATACAGCGTCGATAAGATTCGGGTGCTCACCGTAAAAGGAGCCATCGGCCCCGCTACCAACGATTATATAAGCCGTTCCATTGCGACTGCAGCGTCCAACGCAGTGGATTTAATTGTCATCCAGATGGACACTCCCGGTGGCCTCGACAAATCCATGCGCAGTATCATCCAAGCCATCTTGGAATCAGACGCCCCTGTCGCCACCTACGTGACACCCCATGGCGCGCGGGCGGCCAGCGCGGGCACCTATATTCTTTATGCCTCTCATATTGCAGCGATGGCACCAGCGACTAATCTGGGTGCGGCCACACCGATACAGATTGGCGCTCCCGGCATGCCTGGCACGCCCACCAAGAAACCCATCCCTGACTCCGAACCACCAGAAACAGATAACGCCAAACCCGAAACCAAGACAACCCCCAGCGATTCGCTGACCACACTAGAGCGCAAACAGATTAACGATGCCATCGCCTACATTCGCGGCTTGGCCGAGCGACACAATCGTAATATCGAATGGGCGGAACAGGCGGTACGCTCGGCGGCAAGTCTAACTGCCAGCGACGCACTGGCACAAAATGTCATTGACCTCATTGCCGAAGATTTGAATGACTTAATCAAGCAGCTGAATGGCCGCAGCATTAACCTCAAAGGCGAGCCGATGCAGTTAGTGATCGATACGCCACAAGTAGAATATCTCGACCCTGATTGGCGCAACCAGTTTTTGGCGACGATAACCGATCCAAATGTCGCCTATATTCTAATGTTGATTGGAATTTACGGATTAATCTTGGAGTTTTACAACCCTGGCATGGGCGTCCCCGGCATTGCCGGAGCCATCTGTCTTTTGGTCGCGCTCTATGCATTTCAGGTATTACCCATCAGTTATGCCGGGATGGGACTACTCCTGCTCGGCATCGCTCTGATGATAGCGGAAGCCTTTGTCCCTAGTTTCGGTGTGTTAGGTATCGGTGGCGTCATTGCTTTTATTTTTGGCTCGGTGATTTTGATGGATACAAAACTGCCTGCCTTTCAAATAGCGCTGCCGCTGATAGCCGCGCTTGGCGTGATATCCCTTCTCATCATAGTGATAATTGCGCGAATGCTAATGCGAACGCGCCATCAGCAAAGCGTTACCGGTGCCAGTGCAATGCTAGGCCAGCTCGTTGAGGTCGCAGAGTATGAACAGGGACAGGGCAAAGTCTGGCTACATGGCGAACTTTGGAACGCTCACTCCAAAGAACTATTTAAGCCAGGCGATCGAGCCCGCATTGTAAAAGTGAGTGGCCTGAACCTGGAGATTCAAGCACAGAATTCTGAACTAAAGGAGGCAAAGGAGGACGCATGA